A stretch of Candidatus Poribacteria bacterium DNA encodes these proteins:
- a CDS encoding NAD(P)-dependent oxidoreductase, which produces MATPKRVLVTGATGQIGYMTYKRLEEQPEKYDASALDYKREPSVRVPGAWTLEIPDEKFSLCDISDFDQVQQAVEGMDVVAHLAADPSGESWESLLNNNIIGTYNVFEACKVAGVGRIVAASSITVSQGHRDQEPYKAMVERRHADIPDDVEMITPDIPAEPRGLYASTKVWTESLARTYSHRHGMSCICVRIGQVERDRPRPPQGADIYVSQRDIVQIFERCINAEDSLRFEIFYGMSNNDLRWVDISNAKRKVGFVPRDRAEDSHDYDA; this is translated from the coding sequence ATGGCTACACCCAAGCGGGTGCTTGTTACAGGTGCGACGGGACAGATTGGTTACATGACATACAAACGGCTGGAGGAACAGCCAGAGAAGTACGATGCGTCCGCACTCGACTACAAACGCGAGCCGTCTGTGCGCGTTCCGGGGGCATGGACGCTTGAAATTCCTGATGAGAAATTCAGCCTGTGCGATATTTCTGATTTTGATCAGGTGCAACAAGCCGTTGAAGGTATGGACGTTGTCGCACATCTTGCCGCAGATCCGAGCGGAGAGAGTTGGGAGAGTTTGCTAAATAACAACATCATTGGGACTTACAATGTCTTTGAGGCGTGCAAAGTCGCCGGTGTTGGACGTATCGTCGCCGCCAGCAGTATTACCGTCTCACAGGGGCATCGCGATCAAGAGCCGTACAAGGCAATGGTGGAACGCCGACATGCCGACATACCCGACGATGTAGAGATGATTACGCCGGATATACCGGCAGAACCGAGAGGGCTATACGCTTCAACGAAAGTGTGGACGGAGTCTTTGGCGCGAACATACTCCCATCGTCATGGGATGTCGTGTATCTGTGTCCGCATCGGTCAAGTTGAACGGGATCGTCCGCGTCCCCCACAGGGTGCCGACATCTACGTGAGCCAACGCGATATTGTCCAGATATTCGAGCGGTGCATCAATGCTGAGGATAGTTTGCGATTTGAGATTTTCTACGGCATGTCAAACAACGATTTACGTTGGGTGGACATCTCGAATGCAAAGCGAAAGGTTGGGTTTGTCCCACGGGATCGAGCAGAAGATAGTCACGACTACGACGCGTAG
- a CDS encoding Tm-1-like ATP-binding domain-containing protein: MAKTVCIVGTMDTKGVEFAFIKSQIESAGVSTCVINTGILGEPQLNPDVSADEVAQAGGSSLQALRDEGDRGNSVAVMAQGAATLVAEGHAAGEIDGIISLGGSAGTTIGTTAMQAVPVGVPKIMVSTLASGDTSPYVQSKDICMMYSVVDIAGINRLSRQILANAAGAIVGMVNAEAPAATADKPLIAATMFGVTTPCVTKAREVLEAAGYEVLVFHATGTGGQAMEDLVKGGFLAGVLDVTTTELADELVGGVLSAGPDRLEAAGETGVPQVVAPGALDMVNFGPPDTVPEQFSDRLFYQHNPTVTLMRTTPEETAELGRIMARKLSEAKGPTTVIIPTRGVSAIDQTGQPFDSPEARAAWIENLKAHIGDNVTVIEMDAHINDDEFATQLAETLLASIQ; the protein is encoded by the coding sequence ATGGCGAAAACGGTTTGCATTGTTGGAACAATGGATACAAAAGGTGTAGAATTCGCATTCATTAAATCGCAGATAGAATCAGCCGGGGTATCAACGTGTGTTATCAATACAGGGATATTGGGCGAACCGCAATTAAACCCGGACGTTTCTGCAGATGAAGTCGCACAGGCAGGGGGTTCATCGCTACAAGCGTTGCGAGACGAAGGCGACCGCGGGAACAGTGTCGCTGTGATGGCGCAAGGTGCCGCCACGCTTGTTGCTGAGGGACACGCTGCAGGCGAAATTGATGGGATCATCTCGCTCGGCGGCTCCGCAGGGACGACCATCGGCACGACGGCGATGCAGGCGGTGCCTGTCGGTGTCCCGAAAATTATGGTCTCAACCTTGGCATCGGGTGATACGAGTCCGTATGTGCAGTCGAAAGATATTTGTATGATGTACTCTGTCGTAGATATTGCGGGCATCAACCGTTTGTCACGGCAGATTCTCGCCAACGCTGCTGGCGCGATTGTCGGGATGGTGAACGCCGAGGCACCCGCAGCAACAGCGGACAAACCGCTCATCGCAGCGACAATGTTCGGCGTGACGACCCCGTGTGTTACAAAGGCACGCGAAGTCCTTGAAGCCGCTGGCTATGAAGTGCTTGTTTTCCACGCAACCGGTACCGGTGGACAGGCGATGGAGGATCTTGTGAAAGGCGGATTCCTCGCCGGTGTGTTAGACGTAACGACGACAGAGCTCGCCGATGAATTGGTAGGCGGAGTCCTCAGTGCGGGGCCTGACCGATTGGAAGCCGCGGGAGAAACCGGAGTGCCGCAAGTCGTCGCGCCGGGAGCATTGGATATGGTGAACTTCGGTCCGCCGGATACGGTCCCAGAGCAATTCAGCGATCGGCTGTTCTATCAGCACAATCCGACGGTAACACTCATGCGGACGACGCCTGAAGAGACTGCCGAACTCGGACGGATTATGGCGCGTAAACTCAGTGAAGCAAAAGGGCCTACGACGGTTATAATTCCAACACGCGGTGTCTCGGCGATTGACCAAACCGGGCAGCCCTTTGATTCCCCTGAAGCGCGGGCGGCGTGGATTGAGAACCTAAAGGCACACATCGGAGACAATGTTACGGTTATTGAGATGGACGCGCACATCAATGACGATGAATTCGCAACCCAGCTCGCAGAGACGTTGTTGGCAAGTATACAATAA